A region from the Camelus ferus isolate YT-003-E chromosome 1, BCGSAC_Cfer_1.0, whole genome shotgun sequence genome encodes:
- the IL12A gene encoding interleukin-12 subunit alpha isoform X2 yields the protein MCPPRSLFLMATLVFLIHLDHLSLARSLPTTTAGPGMFQCLSHSQNLLRAVSDTLQKARQTLEFYSCTSEEIDHEDITKDKTSTVEACLPLELATNESCLASRETSLITHGSCLASGKTPFMTTLCLSSIYEDLKMYHMEFQAMNAKLLMDPKRQIFLDQNMLVAIAELMQALNVSSETVPQKPSLEEPDFYKTKIKLCILLHAFRIRAVTIDRMMSYLNSS from the exons ATGTGCCCACCGCGCA GCCTCTTCCTCATGGCCACCCTGGTCTTCCTAATTCACCTGGACCACCTCAGTTTGGCCAGGAGCCTCCCCACAACCACAGCGGGCCCAGGAATGTTCCAGTGCCTCAGCCACTCCCAAAACCTGCTCAGGGCCGTCAGCGACACGCTTCAGAAG GCCAGACAAACCCTAGAATTTTACTCTTGCACTTCTGAAGAGATTGACCATGAAGATATCACCAAAGATAAAACCAGCACAGTGGAGGCCTGCTTACCACTGGAATTAGCCACG aaTGAGAGTTGCCTGGCTTCCAGAGAGACCTCTTTAATAACT catGGGAGTTGCCTGGCTTCCGGAAAGACCCCTTTTATGACG ACCCTGTGCCTTAGCAGCATCTATGAGGACTTGAAGATGTACCATATGGAGTTCCAGGCCATGAATGCAAAGCTTCTGATGGACCCTAAGAGGCAGATCTTTCTGGATCAGAACATGCTGGTAGCCATTGCTGAGCTGATGCAG GCCCTGAATGTCAGCAGTGAGACTGTGCCACAGAAACCCTCCCTGGAAGAGCCGGATTTTTATAAGACCAAAATCAAGCTCTGCATACTTCTTCATGCCTTCAGAATTCGTGCAGTGACCATCGACAGAATGATGAGCTATCTGAATTCTTCCTAG
- the IL12A gene encoding interleukin-12 subunit alpha isoform X1: MLKEVGKGWRDFGAQKWMSGNGQNRWKVEAGQFSLPLDSLPGLFLMATLVFLIHLDHLSLARSLPTTTAGPGMFQCLSHSQNLLRAVSDTLQKARQTLEFYSCTSEEIDHEDITKDKTSTVEACLPLELATNESCLASRETSLITHGSCLASGKTPFMTTLCLSSIYEDLKMYHMEFQAMNAKLLMDPKRQIFLDQNMLVAIAELMQALNVSSETVPQKPSLEEPDFYKTKIKLCILLHAFRIRAVTIDRMMSYLNSS; encoded by the exons ATGTTGAAGGAGGTtggaaaggggtggagggattTTGGTGCCCAGAAGTGGATGAGTGGAAATGGCCAGAACAGATGGAAGGTAGAGGCAGGCCAGTTCAGCCTGCCCCTTGATTCCCTTCCAGGCCTCTTCCTCATGGCCACCCTGGTCTTCCTAATTCACCTGGACCACCTCAGTTTGGCCAGGAGCCTCCCCACAACCACAGCGGGCCCAGGAATGTTCCAGTGCCTCAGCCACTCCCAAAACCTGCTCAGGGCCGTCAGCGACACGCTTCAGAAG GCCAGACAAACCCTAGAATTTTACTCTTGCACTTCTGAAGAGATTGACCATGAAGATATCACCAAAGATAAAACCAGCACAGTGGAGGCCTGCTTACCACTGGAATTAGCCACG aaTGAGAGTTGCCTGGCTTCCAGAGAGACCTCTTTAATAACT catGGGAGTTGCCTGGCTTCCGGAAAGACCCCTTTTATGACG ACCCTGTGCCTTAGCAGCATCTATGAGGACTTGAAGATGTACCATATGGAGTTCCAGGCCATGAATGCAAAGCTTCTGATGGACCCTAAGAGGCAGATCTTTCTGGATCAGAACATGCTGGTAGCCATTGCTGAGCTGATGCAG GCCCTGAATGTCAGCAGTGAGACTGTGCCACAGAAACCCTCCCTGGAAGAGCCGGATTTTTATAAGACCAAAATCAAGCTCTGCATACTTCTTCATGCCTTCAGAATTCGTGCAGTGACCATCGACAGAATGATGAGCTATCTGAATTCTTCCTAG